Proteins encoded by one window of Lathyrus oleraceus cultivar Zhongwan6 chromosome 1, CAAS_Psat_ZW6_1.0, whole genome shotgun sequence:
- the LOC127123065 gene encoding zinc finger AN1 domain-containing stress-associated protein 12 encodes MASGGTEAFPDLGKHCQLLDCHQLDFLPFTCDGCKQVFCIEHRSYKSHDCPKPDHNSRKVVVCEECSMSMEITNDVGENEETILKKHHSSGKCDPSKKKKPICPVKRCKEILTFSNTSTCKTCNIKVCLKHRFSADHACRRGDSASSLTSGTGNESWENRFMAALASRSNGQDCGKKAGSRSTANSPPSTPSVKAC; translated from the exons ATGGCGTCTGGTGGAACAGAAGCTTTCCCAGATTTGGGTAAACACTGTCAACTTCTCGATTGCCACCAGCTCGATTTCCTTCCTTTCACCTGTGATGGTTGCAAACAG GTATTCTGTATAGAACACAGATCATACAAGTCTCATGATTGTCCCAAACCAGACCACAACAGCCGAAAAGTAGTTGTTTGCGAAGAATGTTCCATGTCAATGGAGATAACAAACGATGTTGGAGAAAACGAAGAGACGATCTTAAAGAAACACCATAGTTCAGGAAAGTGTGACCCTAGCAAGAAGAAGAAACCGATTTGTCCCGTGAAGCGTTGCAAGGAGATTTTGACGTTTTCGAACACGAGTACATGTAAAACTTGCAACATTAAAGTTTGTCTCAAGCATCGTTTTTCTGCTGATCATGCCTGTAGAAGAGGAGATTCAGCTTCTTCTTTAACTAGTGGTACTGGTAATGAAAGTTGGGAAAATAGGTTTATGGCTGCTTTAGCTTCAAGGAGTAATGGTCAAGATTGTGGCAAAAAAGCTGGATCTCGTTCTACTGCTAATTCTCCTCCTAGTACTCCTTCTGTTAAAGCTTGTTGA
- the LOC127123074 gene encoding ferredoxin-thioredoxin reductase catalytic chain, chloroplastic: MNSPAMTSQSSTFAVSVSSIASPLRRRRNFPVVRAQVEPSDKSIEIMRKFSEQYARKSGTYFCVDKGVTSVVIKGLADHKDSLGAPLCPCRHYDDKAAEAAHGFWNCPCVPMRERKECHCMLFLTPDNDFAGDEQTITLDEIKESTSNM; the protein is encoded by the exons ATGAATTCACCGGCAATGACCTCCCAATCTTCCACCTTCGCCGTCTCCGTTTCTTCTATCGCATCCCCTCTCCGGCGCCGCCGCAACTTCCCCGTCGTACGCGCTCAAG TGGAACCATCTGATAAATCAATTGAAATTATGAGGAAGTTCTCAGAGCAATATGCCCGCAAATCAGGAACATACTTTTGTGTGGACAAAGGAGTAACTTCTGTTGTTATCAAG GGTTTGGCTGACCATAAAGATTCATTGGGTGCACCACTCTGCCCTTGCCG GCATTACGACGATAAAGCTGCCGAGGCTGCACATGGATTTTGGAATTGCCCGTGTGTTCCCATGAGAGAAAG GAAGGAGTGTCATTGCATGCTTTTTCTCACTCCCGATAACGATTTTGCCGGCGATGAACAG ACTATCACCTTGGATGAAATTAAAGAATCAACATCAAATATGTAA